A stretch of DNA from Lycium ferocissimum isolate CSIRO_LF1 chromosome 4, AGI_CSIRO_Lferr_CH_V1, whole genome shotgun sequence:
CGATCATAGCGGTCTTGCGTGGAGTCATATTCTAAAAAGCTAACCTTTCTCTTTCAACATGACCGGTTATACTTTGCAGTAGTCGTGGTTAATTATAATTAGGGGAAATAGCAGTTTTCGTCCTTGTGTTATTGCCTAATTGTATtggtacttgtaatatttgaCTTAGCACATTTAACCTTTAATTATGCAAAGTGAGTGCTTATAGTCTTATTACTAACAGAGGCTAGCCATTCAGACGGAATCTTTACTACTGCAAAGGGTAGTTTGGGTATTATAACTACACTACTTTTAACTTTAGGGTGTTACTTCTCCAACTTGGTCATTGGATATTCACGTGGCGAGCAATTTAAAGGCTTACACAATTCACGTGGCAACCAAGTTGAATAAGTTCATCTCACAATGAAACATTACTTTCCTCTCTCTATAGTGGGTGTGATGGGTGTGGCTGTTAGTGCAATAAAATTACCAGTCAATTTGGCAGAGAATAAAATTTCTTAAATGCACAAAAACTATGTTTATTTAAGGAATAATTGCGTTGTACATCAATTAGGGTAATAATTATCAAAATTGACTCATATTTTTATATCTTACAAAAACTAACCCAAACTTTTTCTGAACCTCCGCTACTGTCGTTCGCTGTCTTTCCCGTCGCCATTGTAATGGTTCGCATTTTTTGCGGgtggggttagcgctcggaaaaagctacttcgaaatcgttggtgctctttcgaactttgttttaaaagagtcgccacctaatttttaggaaattaggaaaaccaattttgaagggtttattcattcgccgtgaaaaatccttcttaatccaaagttctaggtaaggattctagtgatcccctagggaaggtgttaggcaccctagtattaaggatccgtactatacggttgaccttcgaattccaatgtgtgggtatttgcatgaactgtttatttagtgtcaATTTCCGCAAAATCTGTCTTTTATTTGCATATCAagttcttttcttgaaaaaatttgAGTTTAGCTCCCTTATATATGGGCTATTTTTAGTTTGAATCtatcatatataaataatatgtTTCGTCTTATATAGGAGGATAGATAATCTTTTGCAAAGACGAAAATGTGTTATAATGANNNNNNNNNNNNNNNNNNNNNNNNNNNNNNNNNNNNNNNNNNNNNNNNNNNNNNNNNNNNNNNNNNNNNNNNNNNNNNNNNNNNNNNNNNNNNNNNNNNNTCACTTGAGCTTTGACCCGCATTTGGTTGTACGGAACTTGTTGTCCAGTTCATCACTTGAATGTGCTAACGATCGGTTGTACTCCAACTTGCTGTTCAGTTTCATTAGTTGAACTTTGTCCAGTTGTTGGTTGTACTCCAAGTTGCATTGGTGTCTGAGAATCAGGAATCATCCACTGAGAGATCGTTACCGGGTTATCGTCCGGATTTTGAGGGGTCCTTAAACTTGACAAATCAGCTTGATCATCGCGTGGTACTGGAGGAGGACCGAGAGGAATAACAGATGCTAAAGGACAGTTGACTAGCAAGTCCGCTATCCTTTCCTCTGATGCGGTAAATTCAGCATTAGCATTCTCCATATCACCAGGTTCTGAGATTCCccgaaataaaaaaacaaacaaaacacgACTGGTGTTTGTCAATTATTGCTTATCAAAACGATATGTGATTGGCACTTAAAAGCCACATTTCAGTACTTGCATCAAATTTTAAATGGATTGGTGTTATGGTCACTCCATCTGTTTGTGCATCACTTTTAATTCCGGTTTCTTTATCCACATCAACAACAGAAACCGGATCATTAATTGGCAACCCAACTGCCTCAacctaaaacaataaaaacatggTTCAAATAAATTTAAAGACTTCAGTaaaacaaatacacatatacacatatatagcaCTGctataaaagttaaaagtttcatataaatatagacaaaatatatgaaaaatatatctgaaatatagtcaacagaaaccagaataagtaaccttgaacataataatcaaaaatacaattaaaatatagccaaaatatacatgaaaaacaactattaaaatatcaatccaaaacaaatatagcactactattatatataaacacaatcataacAAATATAGCATAAATAGATACACCAAATGGGACACACAAAAAAATGACTatgtgaaaaatatatatatatatatatatatatatatatatatatatatatatatatgtaaataaactatatgtaaaaataaacacaaataaattgCCAGATTTTTACTTTGAAAATATACTTGCAAATATagcaaagtgaaagaaaaaatgagtaCCTTTGGATGACTCCTACAAGGAAGTTGCACCACCACCTTGATTCTCTTCGGTTGAAAACTTTACTGCACCGCCACTTTGATTGCCTTGAGAAATCCCACCATCAGTATGTAAGTCAGCTTGCAACATTGTGTCTCCGacctttaaaattttcaaaaaaaaatataaagtcttccaataaatatatcaaaataacttaaaaagttaataatttccatttttaccATGTTGTCTTCGACTACGTCGTTGACAGTTGGTGTGCCTTTATCAGAACGATGACGTTGGCTTTTCTCATGTGAGTGTTGTATGCCAACATCATGTTGATGTGACGGGGCTTTACTATCAGCGAGcttcaaaaaaaatatcttattAATAAAAAAGGAAACCGGCTTGTTAAtgccttgtcacgacccaaccccgtaggccgtgactagtgcccgagctgggcactcgtacccacctatcaatcgTAATCAAATCATAGCAAACAAAATAGGAACTTATACTTACAGAAAGGCACGAcaccgcgcacacatatatacatatatcacatatacagccTGAAGatatacagaacacaaacacgaccgaacagtgctacccacaacccacgtttatgtctacaggcctctaacagtaataacagaaccatatgacgagacaaggccccgccgtaccctgaataaatagATACACATATAACAGAAGAGTCTATACCAAAATCTGgactccggacaagggagctctccaaagtAGCTGAATAaggatcctaagctggcggctcacccaaacgagtacctgtacctgcgcggcatgaaacgcagcccccgaagaaagggggtcagtacggaatatgtactgagcatgtaaagcacggaatacaataaatagaaccataaccgaactgggatttatcaaaataagtatagtaattagaaaatcataaacttgcctgtgaatcatatatcatgcgtgtCCATattatatcatcaaatcattatatacatatagcgtacccgaccctccagtgagggactcggtaaaataaaatcatataatcatcgtgcatagtaatcatataatcatatgcatatgccgtacccggccctctagtgagggactcggtgaataggatcatcaaatgccatcctggccgccatccccatatcatcacatcatcatgtcatcatatatatatatatatatatatatatatatatatatatatatatatatatatatatatatatatatatatatatatataaacgtgccgccctctaatgagggactcggtgaacaatgcagaggaatgtgcacgaatgcgtacccggcccgggactcggtgaaagacatattgagcttgcacgagcagagtagtgagaaaccatatgcacataaatcatctcaaaGACTCGATGAGGTTAGATAGATTAAGTGAACTATCATTTGAAACTCGGAACGATAGTCGTATCAAATACCTCTCGGACATCACTGGAAACATGGCAAACCGAACTTTAGGAATCATAACTACGtgtcggaatcatatacataacaatccttattttcgggcttagaaaataataataataataataatgataataataataataataataataataataataataataataataataataataataataacaatcacattcgggggtcggaataataaatatattaggTTCTTTCAAACAAACCGTTGGACTATACGAAGGAacgtctcggggcccacggataaaTCCCAAACTATTCCGAGCCCACCCATGGGAGTTTAGTGTCATCATACGCtatggaacctcctacgagcatatcgaggcgatccgagtccttttgtgaaagttagggtcgttcgtagtttcggggtCCCTTTTAAGAATAACTTCTTTAGGTAACACTTGGAATTTAACCATACCAAGGACACAAGGATTATAACATGACTACATTATGACTGTGATATTAAGAAGCGAATAAAAGGTCgtaaacacgctcggatcgcaagaatagaatttccccgaggctcgtaggaTATTTcccttacatctaagacatgccaaagaaagaaagggtgagctttacatacctcgtccgctctcaaactaagttaagcctcaagtctcgggcactccaagatctacataacgccaatataccaaacattagccataagcatttaggcatttattTTCAaacgaacactaaattctacagaaattttggcagcatctcccctataaatacaacaccccgagatttcaactcggccaaattcaacaacaacaacaccaacaaccaaactacaacaccaataatcaattcaaaatgcattttaacattagtagctccctttacacaattcaacaacattcataatattccaatatactcacttcGACTACTTccattcaaatcaatatcaacgtttacacATTCGATtattaatccaaaaccattcaaacaatactcaagaacgctttaaacaattcacacaattttccaaacaacccaaaccatactccaactcacccgaatttctCCCCAAACCCGGGAACAACATAATCCACATCccttctcccaaattcatgaattacaccaataaatccacacattaacaatgtcacttccataactacaaaaattacatgaaattcacattaacttccaaatcaacccataaccaacacaacatcactttgagtcattaagcttgcatttttcatcatagaactcatagcgacaacaaccaaaacgctaaatagaatttattcattcttggccTACACATTATATATACACGATTCCAACACCCTTCATACGGCCACAACGTCACATtccaaattccatgattttcattccatttatacacactacaacaacacataaacatgctagatacaattagttcttcacccctacataacacacacacaccacacggccaaacacacctacacacggctacattccaacatgcaatatttccataatttcattcattttgacacactacaacacacatgaaccatccataacacataaaacaagattaaaactcacctttcttcttcaactttgcAACTTTCTTAAGGTGGTGGATGAGAAAAACGAGTAGGCTatcgcttccaacaacacttccacgttaataagcacccttcaattagtaagtttgcttgaagaaacaatttttttcttgatcaatttttggccttgatttttttctttcttggccgAATACTTGGCTTGTTCTCTCaaagcttcttgaaaattctctaagtgttggaatggaaaaaaagatgactaactagtcatcttttatctcataatatAATcctccatgtggcccttggcccacaccaaggtggccggccacatggtccattaatttttattattttttttgaattttcaactttccaaaaatagcatagtTTCCGAAAATGGAATTTAACCCCAAATGTTactagtcatcttttatctcataataaaatcctccatgtggcccttggcccacaccaaggtggccggccacatggtccattaatttttttttttttttttttgttgaattttcaactttccaaaaatagcatagtttccaaaaatggaatttaaccccaaatgtttccttaacatttccatgccaataaaatcatacccAACTTAAGCCCTTAAAGCATacaaagtctctacttcatatctcggaatgatcttgtccttaacttatcaaagttgactcggattatcccgacgtatgaaatacgggatataacatgccTGTAATGTATTTATTGAACATAACTTTTAGTTTTGATTTTTACCTTGTCTGATGTTTGATTGCCCTTTATTGCATCTAATAACTTTTTGAAGTTGTTATCCATGTAGTCAAACACCTACAGTTttgaaacacaaaaaatagaATTAGAATTGTTAATTACTTGACACAAGCAATATGAAGTAACAAAAACATATTGAAAACAAAACGCCTACTTCTTTCTTGAAAATCAATCTCTTCCCTTATCGCTTAAACTCATTTGTTCCGGGTCCGAGGTGCATACCGTTTCCTTGTCCCTTTTATCCAAGATTCCTTCCGTGATGGTTGTTTCCTAGAAGGAGAAACGTTAAACGGAACGTGTCCGTTTCTTGAATCGCGGGAATCGAATTGGCACTCCTTTGTTGCTTGTTTGCCCCGGACGGATGCGGTGGTGTGGTACTAAAATCATCGTAATCATCGTCTACCAAATCGCACCATGTACACCATCAACTCCATGTTTGACGTCTGGTATATCATGTGCAACAGGAGGCAAATTAAGAGTTTCCAACTCATGGGGTGTTGGCACAACTTCCTCAAATCTACAAGACTGTGAACAACAAAATATAGAAACTACATTACCATATATATCTACATTGGTAACATACTAAAATATGAggaaaatatagtcaaaatatattgaTCACAAATGACTTACTTcataaatatagtcaaaatataatcaaaatatactGTGAAAAACAAATATATTAAAACAATTAATTGGTAAAGGACACAAACAAATATAACTGTTCAGTTTGTTAAAAATCTGGTTTACCGGGTTTTTGTCGTCTCTGAACATGCCATCCATCAATCTCTTGAATTCTGATTTTCCTTCCGTAGTCCGCCAGTTTAAAATTCTAGGAACTAAATTCCCCGTCTTAACTGCAATGGTGGACGGGACTTTTGAGCAACATTCATACAACCAGACTTGCATAGCAAGTGGCAACCCATGAATCctataatatttcttaaaacCAGCATATTTCTGCCCGATGCTTACAACCAACTCTCTAAATGAATCTTTACCCCAAGGATACTCATTATATCTCCCGTCCTCTATAACATCAAAATGGATCCTTGGTATGTTTGTTGAGTTTGGCTCACCACAATGTACCCACGTatttatgaaatacaatattGTCATCTTGACTACATCATCCCCTTTATCATCCCAAACTGTCTTGTTGAAACGCTCAATAAGCTCGTGTCTTTTAACTGGCAATTGGTTCTCCTCATTTCTACCAAAATATTCAACCATAAGTCTATTCGGTTTTGAGTTATCATAAACAAAATCTTTTTCATCAGAGACACAATCTAGCCCAGTGATCAGTGCAAATTCTCTAAGGCCGAAACGCAGAACTTTaccatttatttcaaatgtaaAGCACCTATATGTGCTGCCCCTAAGTTCTTTGACCATAAAGCACCGAAAAATCTGTGCTTGTACATCCAATTGCTGCATTCTGAGATATTTACCAAAACAAGAATTCCTGAACATATCCATCTGTGGGTCTGTTAGTTTGCCTCTAATATCTTGCATTACATTAACATTCGTGTATCTACATATAGATGGTGCCACAGCAGGGTGCTTGGTAACCAAAAATTTAGATACCTGAAACAACATGCCAAAAAACACATATGATTGACAAAAAACATTGAACACAATCAGGTAAAAAAGGGATCaaccaaaaatatatacaaatatataacaAAACAGTGATTGACaatgaaaaaatataatgtaattcaacaataaatatatatatgaatttacTGAAAATATAATGACATATATTGACTGAATATGTAAATTACAGATCTGTAATAACTGTCAataaaatatacacaaatatacttaaaaatcttaaaaattacAGTTATGGTGAAGAACAATAAACACGAATTAACTGAAGaaacatgtgaaaaaaaaaataacaatacaaaatatacttaaaacgCACATAAAATATAGACCTGGTTAATTCACAGATCAGTAATAACTGAACTAAAAAAAACAAACGAActaaatatactgaaaatacaacataaatataCCTCtgcatcatcatcctcatcgacattatgtttggttttagcaatttttttgcccttaacattaGCAACATTGTCACCagcctttctcttcttttgtttctccatttgagaaacctttttcactttttcttgttgtttacTCTTCGAATCAACATAATCAGCAGAACGCCTAGGATCGTTAATTCTTTTTGAACGATTCTCGATAAGAGCTCGTGAATGGCAGTTTCATGTTGAGAAATTCCCAAAGAAAAATTAGGAATCTCAAATTCGGGTTCTATACCTCTATTTCTCATCGGAGTAGAAGCTTTCTTAGCCATTTCACTTGAATCTAAGAAAAAACAACCAAGAACAAACActgataattaattatttagagtTGCATTCCTGattcaaacgaaaaaaaaaatcccgaaaatataggttaaatacacggtgaaaattaaaaatcagtatagaatcttacctttttgggaattagatttgaatcatgagtgaaattaatgagtagttaattagagataaacaaGGAAGTTGATGTATTGtaaaactgatttgaaattggaggaaattaaggGATATTGTGAATAATGGCGTGTATTTAGGGGGATAGGAGAGAGAGACGTTTTTGTTGgcttaaatttaggggtgtGGGAAGTTATCAGATGAGTGGTAAAAAACTGGTAGCTATAtgaagtaaatatgttatattttaactactaaatataattattaaaaagtttagttatgttccataaataggtaataatggaagctatgccaagtaaattttactttGATGTAACCTTTTATGCTTGTGCATGAAAGCTGTGGCCAAAGCTAAAAGAAGTGAAAAAATTGCAGTGACCAAGAATCGAACCCAGGACATTAATGCAAATTTGAACCCCCTTGACCACTGAACTAAGCTTCTCATTTGTGTCAAGGGGGTTCAATACGAATTATTGtttgtatacacacacacaaaaatgtCAGAATTTACCTTATATTTACAGTGTAATTTTACGGCGAAAGAGGTTCATCTGAATCCTTTCAGCCACCCTGGTTCAGCCCCTGTCCTGAGTGGTTCATTGTATCTTGGGAGTAGAACGCTTCACTTTGCTATTTGCACTGGGGTAGTGGCGAAAATCTACTCTGAAAATAGTGTCATCCATGACGTGTCTTGGACCGATTTTCCCAATTTCAACTCAAGACCGATTTTCCCAATTTCAACTCtttcttatctttattattattactatatcTTGTTTGTctgttatttatttttcttaatgtgATTGTTTCTAATATCCATTAAGTCCAAAGAACGTCGCACCTGCGGAAAAATCATCGCACGTGCAGAATCCTCTTACACCCCAAAATCCTGCAGACGCGGAAGAATTAAACCTCGCACCTGTGACGTCGCATTTACGGTGAATCTTCTACAAGTGATTACCACAACCACTCCAACAATTCTAGCAGAAGAGACTCCAAAGGAGTGGATGATACTTGTAGGTGTGATTGCACCAATAGAACAGCTGAGCCCAAGACTACCAAACACCTCGATTCATGGATTTAACCTTCAAAACTTACTCTCAACCTCCCGAACACAAGCCAAATATGCATTTCGATCATAAAATATGCTACGAACCTCCTCCCACACTCAAAACACCAATCCGATATCGCCTTGACCCTATGTTGACCATAGTCAACTCAAATCCATGAACTTAACAAGAAACCCGACCAACTGTCTGAATCACTCCCGAGCCCCTCCATATTCGTCCAAACTATCCAGCTAAGTCGTAAATCGACCTCACGGAACTGTCAAAACCCAGATCCGAGTTCATTAATCTcagatgttgactttggtcaaacctTTCCATTACTTTAACTTAAGAActtcaaaatttgaattttcttcTCCGATACTCACCCAATTGCCTCTTGAGTCGTGTCATCCATCCTCGCAAGTCACAAACATCATTTTAAAGCTACGTAAAGAGTCCTTTAGAAAAAAGAAACCTAATGCTCAAAATGACCGAGCGTGTCATTACATAGTTAGATATTCATTAGTTGTTTGAAGGTGGTGGAGGAGGAGGGGAAAAGGACGAAGGAGAGAAAGAGTAGGGCTTTGTCTTAATAAGAAAATGTTGGAACTTTTAGAATATGTGCCATTAATAAGCATAAAAAGAagtccttttaaacaagtcacTAACAACTTGAGTCCTTTTCAAGATATCTATCAATTGAAAGATCTGGTGGGTTATACACTCCATTAATGGGAAACTACTACAgtaggaaaagagaaaaaaaatcttgCAAGCTGGATAATCAACATTCAACACTTATAAGGCAGTGATTATGGAGTAATCGGTCAATTCCTAAAGTAATATCAGCGCACCAATTGTATTTTTGCCCCTTCTCTCTATAAAATTCAAATCCTAAGGTGCCgattggacatgatttgaaaccatgatttgaaatcatgtttgaacatgtaatttggatttcttaagttgtaattttttcttataaacataaaaacctcacaagttgtgaaaactatcaaaacattcgcaaattcttatacaatcttaccaaatgagcaagtcaaagttcataacaaaattaatacgttaCTAGAAagtctttctaaaaaatacaacatcaattgattaaactttaattcaataaaaaagaaaatttaacatgaatagtaatgtaactatgACTTGGTAGAAGTTAGgatataaataaaggttggtagaagttaatgaggttAAAAAATGGTTGgcgggagtaattgttaaaaatatctaccaacttatgggtctttttttacaaaatataaacttgtgggtcaagttttacatttaaaatttttgaaaccatggtttgaaatcccAATCATgactttttggatgatttggaatttcatctcatggcatgaaatcatgagatgaaatcgcatgctCAAAtactgatttcatctcatgacatgaaatcatggtttgaaatcgcATGTCTAAACGCCTACTAAGTCCATGATAGTCACAGAAACCATCACATTTAACTTTCCTAAACTCCTCTAATTTATGCATTGCCGCCATTTCCTCTCCTTCAATACCATTTTCGCTTCCTAGTGAAATTTCACTCCTGCATTTTACTAGCTTAATATACAGCCAGCATAAAATATTACGCCAGGTAGCttaatatacaatattatacagtATTATATATGGGGCAAATCATTATGCATAATGTATCAACCCTATATAAAAGTgtgtactccctccatctcaatttatatgagggTTGACCTATTTGGGGAGTCAAACAGCTC
This window harbors:
- the LOC132054915 gene encoding uncharacterized protein LOC132054915, translating into MEKQKKRKAGDNVANVKGKKIAKTKHNVDEDDDAEVSKFLVTKHPAVAPSICRYTNVNVMQDIRGKLTDPQMDMFRNSCFGKYLRMQQLDVQAQIFRCFMVKELRGSTYRCFTFEINGKVLRFGLREFALITGLDCVSDEKDFVYDNSKPNRLMVEYFGRNEENQLPVKRHELIERFNKTVWDDKGDDVVKMTILYFINTWVHCGEPNSTNIPRIHFDVIEDGRYNEYPWGKDSFRELVVSIGQKYAGFKKYYRIHGLPLAMQVWLYECCSKVPSTIAVKTGNLVPRILNWRTTEGKSEFKRLMDGMFRDDKNPSCRFEEVVPTPHELETLNLPPVAHDIPDVKHGVDGVHGAIW